The following is a genomic window from Janibacter sp. DB-40.
CGACGAGCAGGTGCCCACCGGGACGCAGCCGGTGCAGGAGCATCTCGAGGGTGTCCTGCTGGACGAAGCGCCGCTTGGCGTGGCGCGCCTTGGGCCACGGGTCCGGGAAGAACAGGTGCACCGCCGCGAGCTGGTCGGCACCGACGCACTGCACGAGGTACTCGATCGCATCCCCCGGTGCACGCGGACGTTGGCCAGGCCCTCCTCGTCGGCGCGGGCCATCAACCGGGCGACACCGGGCACGTGTACCTCGGCGGCGATGACCCCGTGGTCGGGGTGCTCGCGGGCGTAGGCGAGGGCCGACTCCCCGTAGCCCGACCCGATCTCGAGGACGACCGGCACGTCCCGGCCGAAGGCGTCGACGGGATCGAGGGGTGTCGTCGGGACCGCGTAGCGCGGCAGGAGCGTGTCCATCCGCTCCTGGGTCTGCGGGGACATCCGCCACCGGGGGGTGAACGTGCGCACGGTCGCGCGGTAACGCCCCTCCTCGGTCAGGGGGGTGTCCGTCAGGGGCGCCTTGTACTGGTCGGGCTCGTGCGGGTCGGGCTCGGAGGTGGTCACGGCCGCACAGGCTATCCCGAGCTCAGTCGCGCCAGATGATCACCGCGGCGCGGTCGTCCTCGGCTCCCGCACGTCCGCCGGCGACGAGGGTCTTGGCGAGCCCGGGGAAGCCGCTGGTGAGACGGGCCTGGGCGGCACCGAGCATCCAGTCGATGCCGTCGTCGAGGTCACGCCCGCGTGACTCGATGATGCCGTCGGTGTAGACGAGCAACGCGTCGCCGCGGTTGAGGACCGTGTGTGCCTGCGGGTACTCGGCGTCCGGGACGAGACCGAGCGCCGGGCCCCGGTTGCCGTCGAGCGGGACCCACCGCCCGGAGCCCGCGTCGTAGTGCATCGCCGGGGGGTGGCCGGCCGAGGCGACCGTCGCCTCGCCCGTCTCCAGGTCGAGGCAGAGGTGCACGGCGGTGGCGAAACCCTCGTCCCAGCTGTCGCGCTCCAGGAACTCGTTGGCCATCGGCAGCACGCGGTGCGGGGTGGCCGATCCGATGACGCCACCGAGGGCACCGGCGAGGACCAGCGCCCGGGTACCGGCGGCCTGTCCCTTGCCGCTGACGTCGGCGAGGACCATCTCCAGCTGACGACCGCACCGGCTGGAGGAGGTGATGTTGAAGTCACCGGCGAAGGCGTTGCCGTGCGCGGTGGCGAAGGACCGCTCCGCGTGCCACCCGCGGGGCAGCCGCGGGATCTCGCCCATCGCGTGCAGGCGCGAACGCAGGTCGCCGAGCATCCGGTCCCCCTCGAAGGTCGCCGCCCCGTGGTGCGAGCGCGACGTCGCGACCGCGTACATCAGGGCCAGGGAGATCATCAGGGGGAGGGTGCCGACCATTCCCTCGTCGGTGAAGACGAGGGCCCATGCGACACAGACCAGGACAGCGCCGAAGACCATGCGCACCTGCTGCAGCGAGCAGAGCGTGGTCGCCAGCAGGCAGACGGGCACCAGGGCCACGAGCGGGACCGTGGCCGTCCACGTCTGGTGGGCCACGGCGATCGCGAGCACGGTCGCCAGGACCGTCAGCAGGAGAGGCGTCCCGTCAATCCGCGGCAGCGACCGCGGCAGCCATCGTCGCTCCGCCCACACGGGCGCACGACTCGGCAGGATCGCAGACACGCTCGTACTCCCCGGTCGTCCTCGGTGCCCACCGAATGGCGGGACCTGATCGCACCATAAGCGTCGGCGGGCCCCGTGTGAAGGGCCGTGACCGATCAGCAACCATGCCGAGCACCCGTGCGGGGCTGGCGAATCGGACTCAGGGCAGGGGCGGGAGGGTCCCCTCCGACTCGTAGGCCGACACCATGTCGATGCGCCGCTGGTGGCGCTCCTCACCCGTGAAGTCGGTGGTGAGGAAGACCTGCACCATCTCCTTGGCCTCGCCGAGCGACTGCATCCGGCCGCCCATCGACAGCACCTGGGCATCGTTGTGCTCGCGGGCGAGCCGCGCCAGCTCGGCGTTGTAGCACAGGGCCGCACGGATGCCGGCGACCTTGTTGGCCGCCATCTGCTCACCGTTGCCGGAGCCGCCGAGCACGATCCCGCGGCTGCCGGGGTCCTGCGCGACCGCCTCGGCGGCCCGCAGCACGAAGACGGGGTAGTCGTCGACGGCGTCGTACTCGAGGGGGCCGTGGTCGGTGACCTCGTGGCCCTCCGCCGCGAGGAAGGTCAGCAGCTCCTGGTGGAGCTCGAAGGCCGCGTGGTCGCCGCCGATGTGAACGCGCAAGGTCTCTCTCCGGTGTGTGGGAAGGGGTGGGGCCGGGTCAGTCGAAGATCGGGTCGCGGGTGCGGGTGCGCTTCAGCTCGAAGAAGCCGTCGGTCCCGGCGACGAGCACGCAGCCGTCGAAGAGACGCCCGGCGTCCTCCCCCTTCGGCACCGGGGAGACGACGGGACCGAAGAAGGCCACCTCGCCGACCGAGATCACCGGCGTACCCACGTCGTCGCCGACGAGGTCGATGGCCCGCTGGTGGCTCTCACGCAGGAACTCGTCGTGCTCCTCGCCGTCGGCGGCGTCGATCAGCTCCGCGGGCAGGCCGACCTCGGCGAGCGCCTCGGAGACGACGGTGCGGAAGTCGCGCTGCTCCTGCAGGTGGATGCGGGTACCGATGGCGTCGTAGAGGGGCTTGGTGACCTCGTCACCATGGGCCCGGCGGGCCGCGGCGATGACCCGCACGGGCGTCCAGCCCCGTGCCATCAGGTCGAGGTAGTCCTCGTCCAGGTCCCGTCCCTCGTTGAGCACGGACAGACTCATCTGGGACCACGTCACCTCGACGTCACGGACCTGCTCGACCTCCATCAGCCACCGCGAGGTCAGCCAGGCCCACGGGCACAGGGGGTCGAACCACATCTCCACGGACTGTTTCGGCATGGCCCCATCGTCGCAGACCCTCGGGGCAGATCGGTCGTCGGGCCGGGTGCGTGAAAGCATGGGAAAAACGTGCCCGATGCGAAGGAGACCCTGTGCCCGGGAAGAACCTCACCCGTGAGGAGGCCGCGGAACGTGCGGCCCTCGTCGAGGTGGACGACCACGCGATCACGCTCGACCTGACGACCTCGGAGACGACGTTCGCGACGACCAGCACCATCCGCTTCACGGCGAAGGGAGGCAGCAGCACCTTCGTCGACTTCATCGGCGAGTCCGTGGACGAGGTCGTGCTCAACGGCGCCTCGCTGGACCCGGCGGACGTCTTCGCCGACCACCGGGTGCGTCTCGACGACCTCGCCGAGGCCAACACGGTGACGATCCGGGCGACCGGCCGGTACATGAACACCGGTGAGGGACTGCACCGCTTCGTCGACCCCGTCGACGGCGAGGTCTACCTCTACACGCAGTTCGAGGTCCCGGACAGCCGCCGCATGTACCCGGTCTTCGAGCAGCCCGACCTCAAGGCGAGCTTCGCGCTCACCGTGACGGCTCCCGCGCACTGGCAGGTCATCGGCAACTCGCCCACCCCGGAGCCGACGCCCGCCCCCGGTCGGGAGGGCGTGGCCACGTGGGCCTTCGCCCCGACCGAGCGCATGAGCAGCTACATCACCGCGCTCGTCGCCGGCCCCTACGACGTCGTGCGTGACTCGTTGGTGTCCGGCGGCAAGGAGGTGCCGTTGGGCATCTTCTGCCGTCGCTCGCTGACGCAGTACCTCGACGCGGACAACCTCTTCGCGCTGACCAAGGCCGGTTTCGCCTTCTACGAGGAGGAGTTCCGGCAGGGCTACCCGTTCACGAAGTACGACCAGGTCTTCACGCCGGAGTACAACATGGGCGCGATGGAGAACGCCGGCTGCGTGACCTTCCACGAGATGTACGTCTTCCGGTCCAAGGTCCCCGACGCGCTCGTCGAGCGCCGCGCCCTCACGGTCCTGCACGAGCTGGCCCACATGTGGTTCGGCAACCTCGTGACGATGAAGTGGTGGAACGACCTGTGGCTCAACGAGTCCTTCGCCGAGTGGGCCTCGACCACCTGCCAGGCCGAGGCCACGGAGTGGACCGATGCGTGGACGACCTTCTGCACCCACGAGAAGGCCTGGGCCTACCGCCAGGACCAGCTGTCCTCGACGCACCCCATCGTCGCGCCGATCCGTGACCTCGAGGACGTGGAGGTCAACTTCGACGGCATCACCTACGCCAAGGGCGCCTCGGTCCTCAAGCAGCTCGTCGCCTACGTGGGCCGCGAGGCCTTCCGCGACGGCATCCGGGCCTACTTCGACAAGCACGCGTGGGGCAACACCACCCTGGACGACCTGCTCGTCGAGCTGGAGGCCACCTCCGGGCGGGACCTGCGGTCCTGGTCGCAGCTGTGGCTGGAGACGGCCGGGGTCAACACCCTGCGCCCGCTCGTCGAGGTCGACGAGCGTGGCCGCTACGTCGACGCCGTCATCGAGCAGACCCACGCCGAGGGGTTCCCGACGCTGCGGCCGCACCGCCTCGCGGTCGGCATGTACGACCTCGTCGACGGTGCGCTCGTGCGCCGCGAGCGCATCGAGGTCGACGTCGACGGCGAGCACACGCCCCTGCCGGATCTCGTCGGGCAGCTCCAGCCGGACCTGCTGCTAATCAACGACGACGACCTGACGTACGCGAAGCTGCGTCTCGACGAGCGTTCCCTCGCCACACTGCTCTCCCACCCCACCGCCTTCGGCGAGTCGCTGCCCATGTCCCTGGCGCTCGCGTCGGCCTGGGACATGACCCGTGACGCCGAGATGGGCGCCCGGGAGTACGTCGACCTGGTCATGCCGGTCCTCGACGGGCTGGATGACTCGACGCTGCTGCGCACGCTGCTGGCCCAGGTGTCGACGTGCGTGGCCACCTACAGCGCCCCCGAGCACCGGGAGGCCCTGCGCGAGGCGGTCGTCACCTCCCTTCGCTCGCTCGCGGAGACGGCTGCGCCCGGCAGCGACGCCCAGCTGCAGCTCGTCACCGCCCACGCCAACATGCTCTCGCCCGGCGCCGACACCGGCCTCGTCTCCGGCCTGCTCGACGGCAGCGCCACCCTCGAGGGCCTGGCCGTCGACACCGACATGCGGTGGACCCTGCTCACCGGCCTCGCCGCCGCGGGCGAGGCCGACGCCGACGCCATCGCGCAGGAGGCGAAGGGGACAACACCGCGACCGGTCGCGAGCGCGCCGCCCGCGCCGCCGGGAGCATCCCGACGGTGCAGGCCAAGGAGGCCGCGTGGCAGGCCGGCGTGGTCGCGACCGACACCCCGAACTCCGTCGTCGACGCCCACGGGCTCGGCTTCGGCCGGGTCGTCGACCCGGCGCTGCTGACCCCTTCGTCGAGCGGTACCACGACGTCCTCGAGGACGTGTGGTCGACGCGGACGCACGCCATCGCCGAGGGCATCGTCCTCGGGTTCTACCCGATGGCCCTGGCCGGCCCGCAGCTGCTCGCGACGACGCAGGCCTGGTTGGACGAGCACCCGCAGGCCCCCGACGGCCTGCGGCGGCTCGTCGCCGAGAGCCGCGATGCCGTCGTCCGCGCCGTGCGCGCCCAGGAGCGTGACGGCCGGTGATGCTGGTCGACCTCCCGTTCGTCGACGTGCCCGAGAACGACCCCGTGCGGGAGCTCACGTGGGGTGGTGCCCTCGACTGGATGCTCGGCGCCCCGCTGCGGATCGTCCTCACCCTCGTCGTCGCCTACGTGGCCCGGCGCCTGGTGCACCGGGCGATCACCTCGGCCATCAACGCCTCGATCGCCCGCAGCGAGGCCGCCCAGGCCAAGCGGGACCACAAGCGCGCCCGGGGGATGTCGGCGACCACCGTGCGCGAGCGTTCCCGGCAACGGGCCCTGACGACGGGCTCGCTCCTGCGCAGCATCGCCACCATCGTCATCGCCACGATCACGGCGCTCACGGTGCTGGCGCTCATGGCGATCCCGCTCGCGCCGCTGCTCGCCTCCGCGGGTGTCGGTGGCGTGGCCCTCGGTTTCGGCGCCCAGGCCCTGGTCAAGGACTACCTGTCGGGCATCTTCATGATCCTCGAGGACCAGTACGGCGTCGGTGACTACATCGACACCGGAGAGGCCGTCGGCACCGTGGAGGAGGTCTCCCTCCGGGTCACCCGGCTGCGCGACCTCGACGGCGTCGTCTGGTACGTGCGCAACGGCGAGATCCTGCGCATCGGCAACCGCAGCCAGGGGTGGTCGACGGTGATGGTCGACCTGCCCTTCTCCTACAAGGAGGACGTCGACCACGTCATCGGGATCATCCGCGAGGAGGTCTCCAAGATGACCGACGACACCCACTGGGGCGAGGTGCTGCGCGAGGCCCCGAGCGTGCTCGGGGTGGAGACCATCACCGCCGGCATGATCACGGTGCGGGTCTTCGCCACCTGCGCACCCAACGAGAACTGGTCGATCCAGCGGGAGATCCGGCGCCGGGTCAAGGACGCCTTCGACCGTGAGGGCATCGCCGGCCCCCCGCTCCCGCCCATCGGCGGCAACCACACGATCTGAGAGGCTGGAGACCGTGGACGCACAACCAGCAGAGACCTTCTACGAGCAGGTCGGCGGGCACGCGACCTTCGTGCGTCTCGTGCACGCCTTCTACGAGGGAGTCGCCCAGGACGAGACGCTGCGGGCCCTCTACCCCGAGCAGGACCTCGGCGCGGCCGAGGACCGCCTGCGGATGTTCCTCGAGCAGTACTTCGGCGGACCGACGACCTACAGCCAGCAGCGCGGTCACCCGCGACTGCGGATGCGGCACGTCCACTACGCGGTGACCCCGGACCAGCGCGACCGGTGGATGCGGCACATGCTCGCCGCCATGGACACCCTCGACCTGCCCGAGGCACACGACGCGGCCATGCGTGACTACTTCCGCCGGGCCGCGGACATGCTCATCAACGCCGACGACGAAGGACACCGACTGTGACCGCCCCGGTCCCGACCCCCCTTCCCACCCGTGACCTCCACCCCGCGTCGGCGGCGGACGCACCCTGGTGGCGCGACGCCGTGATCTACCAGATCTACCCGCGCTCGTGGGCCGACGCCGCCGGCGACGGGGTCGGCGACCTCGCGGGCATCACCTCCCGCCTGACGTACCTGCGCGACCTGGGCGTCGACGCGGTGTGGCTCTCCCCCTTCTACCGCTCCCCCCAGAACGACGCGGGCTACGACGTGTCCGACCACCGGGACGTCGACCCTGCCTTCGGCACCCTCGCCGACGCGGACGCCCTCGTCGCCACGGCCCACGAGCTCGACCTGCGGGTCATCGTCGACCTCGTGCCGAACCACACCTCCTGGGAGCACGAGTGGTTCCGGGAGGCGCTGGCCGCTCCGCCCGGCAGTCCCGAGCGCGACCGCTACATGTTCCGCGACGGGCTCGGCGAGGACGGTGAGCTGCCGCCGACGGACTGGCTGTCCAACTTCGGTGGCGGCGCATGGACCCGCATCACCGAGCCGGACGGGAGCCCGGGCCAGTGGTACCTCCACCTCTTCGACCCGAGCCAGCCGGATCTGAACTGGCAGAACCCGGAGGTGCGTGCCGACTTCGAGGGGATCCTGCGCTTCTGGCTCGACCGGGGCGTGGACGGCTTCCGGGTCGACGTCGCGCACGGCCTGGTGAAGAAGGAGGGGCTGCCCAGCTACGACAAGCATCCGGGAGGGCTCCTCGAGGTCACCCACGAGGCCCCGTACTGGGACCAGGACGGGGTCCACGAGATCTATCGCGGGTGGCGCGAGCTGCTCGACTCCTACGGCCTGCCCGAGCGGATCATGTGCGCCGAGGCCTGGGTGGCGCCCGCGGACCGGCTGGCCCGCTACGTGCGGCCGGACGAGTACCACCAGGCCTTCAACTTCGACTTCCTGGAGACCCCGTGGCAGGCCGAGCCGCTGCGCGCGGTCATCGCGCAGTCCCTCGCCGAGAACGACGCCGTCGGGGCGCCCGCCACGTGGGTGCTGAGCAACCACGACGTGCTGCGCCACGCGAGCCGCTTCGGACTGCCACAGGGCACCGCGCGTCCCAACGGCATCGGCGCCGGCGACCCGCAGCCCGACGCCGAGCTCGGTCTGCGCCGGGCCCGCGCAGCGACCACGCTCATGCTCGCGCTGCCCGGCAGCGCCTACATCTACCAGGGCGAGGAGCTCGGCCTGCCGGAGCACACGAGCCTTCCGGACGCCGTGCGCCAGGACCCGACCTGGCTGCGCACCGGTGGCCTCGAGCGCGGTCGCGACGGGTGTCGCGTGCCGATGCCGTGGACGAAGGGGGCGCGGGCCCTCGGCTTCAACACCACCGGGGCCGCGTGGTTGCCGCAGCCGCAGAGCTACGCGGACCTGGCCGTCGACGTGCAGACCGGGGTCGAGGGGTCGACCCTGGAGCTGTACCGGTCGCTGCTCGCCCTGCGCCGGCTGCGCGGGCTGGGCCGGGGAGCCCTCGCCGAGGTGGAGTCCCTGGGTGAGGACGTGCTCGGCTACGTCGTCACCGCGCCCGACGGCGAGCGCACGCTCGTCCTCGCCAACCTGTCCGGCACCCCTGTCGAGCTGCCCGAGGACGCCACGGTGCTCGTGGCCTCGGGCGAACTCGACGGCCGGCAGCTGCCCACCGACACGGCGGTCTGGGCCACACTCGGCTGACCGACGAAGGAGTCCCATGGCACCGATCCTCCTGCTCCACTCGGCCCTCGGCCTGCGACCGGGAGTCGAGGACTTCGCGGAGCGGTTGCGGGGCCACGGCCACGAGGTGACCGTCCCCGACTTCTACGAGGGCCACGTCTTCGACG
Proteins encoded in this region:
- a CDS encoding PP2C family protein-serine/threonine phosphatase, whose protein sequence is MSAILPSRAPVWAERRWLPRSLPRIDGTPLLLTVLATVLAIAVAHQTWTATVPLVALVPVCLLATTLCSLQQVRMVFGAVLVCVAWALVFTDEGMVGTLPLMISLALMYAVATSRSHHGAATFEGDRMLGDLRSRLHAMGEIPRLPRGWHAERSFATAHGNAFAGDFNITSSSRCGRQLEMVLADVSGKGQAAGTRALVLAGALGGVIGSATPHRVLPMANEFLERDSWDEGFATAVHLCLDLETGEATVASAGHPPAMHYDAGSGRWVPLDGNRGPALGLVPDAEYPQAHTVLNRGDALLVYTDGIIESRGRDLDDGIDWMLGAAQARLTSGFPGLAKTLVAGGRAGAEDDRAAVIIWRD
- a CDS encoding ribose-5-phosphate isomerase, giving the protein MRVHIGGDHAAFELHQELLTFLAAEGHEVTDHGPLEYDAVDDYPVFVLRAAEAVAQDPGSRGIVLGGSGNGEQMAANKVAGIRAALCYNAELARLAREHNDAQVLSMGGRMQSLGEAKEMVQVFLTTDFTGEERHQRRIDMVSAYESEGTLPPLP
- a CDS encoding DsbA family protein, whose translation is MPKQSVEMWFDPLCPWAWLTSRWLMEVEQVRDVEVTWSQMSLSVLNEGRDLDEDYLDLMARGWTPVRVIAAARRAHGDEVTKPLYDAIGTRIHLQEQRDFRTVVSEALAEVGLPAELIDAADGEEHDEFLRESHQRAIDLVGDDVGTPVISVGEVAFFGPVVSPVPKGEDAGRLFDGCVLVAGTDGFFELKRTRTRDPIFD
- a CDS encoding mechanosensitive ion channel family protein, with amino-acid sequence MLVDLPFVDVPENDPVRELTWGGALDWMLGAPLRIVLTLVVAYVARRLVHRAITSAINASIARSEAAQAKRDHKRARGMSATTVRERSRQRALTTGSLLRSIATIVIATITALTVLALMAIPLAPLLASAGVGGVALGFGAQALVKDYLSGIFMILEDQYGVGDYIDTGEAVGTVEEVSLRVTRLRDLDGVVWYVRNGEILRIGNRSQGWSTVMVDLPFSYKEDVDHVIGIIREEVSKMTDDTHWGEVLREAPSVLGVETITAGMITVRVFATCAPNENWSIQREIRRRVKDAFDREGIAGPPLPPIGGNHTI
- a CDS encoding globin, coding for MDAQPAETFYEQVGGHATFVRLVHAFYEGVAQDETLRALYPEQDLGAAEDRLRMFLEQYFGGPTTYSQQRGHPRLRMRHVHYAVTPDQRDRWMRHMLAAMDTLDLPEAHDAAMRDYFRRAADMLINADDEGHRL
- a CDS encoding glycoside hydrolase family 13 protein encodes the protein MTAPVPTPLPTRDLHPASAADAPWWRDAVIYQIYPRSWADAAGDGVGDLAGITSRLTYLRDLGVDAVWLSPFYRSPQNDAGYDVSDHRDVDPAFGTLADADALVATAHELDLRVIVDLVPNHTSWEHEWFREALAAPPGSPERDRYMFRDGLGEDGELPPTDWLSNFGGGAWTRITEPDGSPGQWYLHLFDPSQPDLNWQNPEVRADFEGILRFWLDRGVDGFRVDVAHGLVKKEGLPSYDKHPGGLLEVTHEAPYWDQDGVHEIYRGWRELLDSYGLPERIMCAEAWVAPADRLARYVRPDEYHQAFNFDFLETPWQAEPLRAVIAQSLAENDAVGAPATWVLSNHDVLRHASRFGLPQGTARPNGIGAGDPQPDAELGLRRARAATTLMLALPGSAYIYQGEELGLPEHTSLPDAVRQDPTWLRTGGLERGRDGCRVPMPWTKGARALGFNTTGAAWLPQPQSYADLAVDVQTGVEGSTLELYRSLLALRRLRGLGRGALAEVESLGEDVLGYVVTAPDGERTLVLANLSGTPVELPEDATVLVASGELDGRQLPTDTAVWATLG